A part of Neodiprion pinetum isolate iyNeoPine1 chromosome 4, iyNeoPine1.2, whole genome shotgun sequence genomic DNA contains:
- the LOC138190860 gene encoding uncharacterized protein, whose product MGANIGTPAGVKWDDVDSAFTSWILTGVITNLGYKNVDAFLDDVQRVVTEKLELILHQEGNVKVILILSCKFENVKHEEISTKVKSFNTSNVAILLPSSDIDGWFTRARGNLLSKVEDFEQRDSGWSMTEILSTAVNINRYHQPLAAGLLTFVELPKDIQRKRAMVNVKNDDERCLLWSITAALHPVNTNTDRTRHYRRYISELECTSAHPRAKKSVIVPIYLSDHLSTANIDTIHLLIVESNPEDDMTGECLCHFNKESSYNAHRRDSVLLNEARTTFAENLNLELTNFKNNDAVPFAVCADLECIIIPEPVDEFETRKTYEIQKPIPHSVAYYVHCSHDETLSEFHGRRGADCIDWFVRRLNDLASQVQDGLDYPVPVELLTQAQRDRHMPAKTCHVCDKKFSKNENKIRDHCHLTDDTEMILFIERAIRGGVAQCSNCYAQANNRFMGEDFYPNKEESYLMYFDVNNLYGAAMSVHLPVGSFEWEYQHVDITNHPDDSSIGYFLEVDLDYPVELHEDHKDLPLCPEHFTPPGMKLTKVQRVLKFEQTPWLEPYITLNTNMRKQSRNEFEKNFYNLMNNAVFGKTMENVRNRTDVRLVTTYDKLGGARTLIARPNFRSWTVFDEDIVIKELDRVKVRFDKPIDVDYLKSMIYPVGNSYWLNLGNSESVDEIESRGIVSVCVSRILDQGLTSSSDELMNRTMLNVGHLVFVDLE is encoded by the exons ATGGGCGCTAATATAGGCACTCCTGCGGGTGTAAAATGGGACGACGTCGACAGCGCGTTTACTAGCTGGATTCTCACCGGCGTTATCACTAACCTTGGTTATAAAAATGTGGACGCCTTTTtggacgatgtgcagcgcgtcgtcaccgagaagttggagctgatactgcatcaggagggaaatgtgaaggtcatcctcatattatcgtgcaaattcgaaaatgtcaaacacgaagagatctccacTAAAGTTAAGAGCTTCAATACAtccaacgtggcgattctTCTTCCATCGAGCGATATAGATGGCTGGTTTACACGTGCACGAGGTAATCTGCTGTCGAAGGTTGAAGATTTCGAACAACGCGATTCTGGGTGGAGCATGACCGAGATCCTCAGTACTGCCGTAAACATCAACAGGTACCATCAGCCTCTCGCTGCGGGGCTTTTGACATTCGTTGAGCTGCCCAAGGATATTCAGCGTAAGAGAGCGATGGTGAACGTGAAAAACGATGacgaaagatgccttctctggtccatcacagcagccctccacccagTCAACACCAACACCGATAGGACTCGCCATTATCGTCGgtatatttccgagttggaaTGTACATCAG CCCATCCTAGAGCTAAGAAAAgtgtcatcgtgccaatttatttgagtgatCATTTGAGTACAGCGaacattgacacgattcatcttctgatagttgagagtaatccggaagacgatatgactggcga ATGCTTATGCCACTTCAACAAAGAATCATCGTACAACGCTCATCGTCGAGATAGTGTTCTGTTGAATGAAGCGCGTACGacttttgccgaaaatttaaatttagaGTTAACGAATTTCAAGAACAACGATGCTGTTCCATTTGCTGTCTGCGCCGATCTCGAGTGTATAATAATCCCCGAACCCgtagatgaatttgaaactcgtaagacttatgaaattcaaaagcctatcccgcacagtgtggCGTACTACGTACATTGTTCGCACGACGAGACTTTATCAGAGTTCCACGGTAGACGCGGTGCCGATTGTATAGATTGGTTTGTCCGACGGCTTAACGATCTAGCTTCACAAGTACAGGACGGTTTGGATTATCCAGTTCCGGTAGAGCTTCTTACCCAAGCACAACGCGATCGTCATATGCCTGCCAAAACTTGTCATGTATGCgacaaaaagttttccaaaaatgaaaacaaaatacgCGATCACTGTCACCTCACTG acgACACAGAAAtgatattattcattgaaagagccattcgaggcggcgtagcgcagTGCTCTAACTGCTATGCTcaggccaataatagattcatgggtgAAGATTTTTATCCAAACAAAGAGGAGTCATacctcatgtattttgacgtgaataatctgtacggtgcagctatgagcgtgcatttaccagtcggctcgttcgagtgggagtatcagcatGTCGATATAACAAACCATCCAGACGATTCATCaatcggttactttctggaggtagatttggactaccctgtagaactccatgaggatcacaaagacttacctctcTGTCCCGAGCATTTCACACCACCAG GcatgaaattaacgaaagtacAAAGAGTTTTAAAGTTTGAACAAactccatggctcgagccgTATATCACACTCAACACCAACATGCGAAAACAATCTAGAAACgagtttgagaaaaacttcTACAACCTCATGAACAACGCGGTGTTTGgtaagactatggagaatgtacGAAATCGCACAGATGTTAGATTGGTTACAACATACGATAAACtaggtggtgcgagaacgctcATTGCCAGACCAAACTTTCGCAGCTGGACCGTATTTGACGAGGATATAGTTATCAAAGAATTggatcgtgtcaaagttcgcTTCGATAAACCTATTGACGTCG attatcttaaatcaaTGATATATCCTGTTGGTAATTCTTATTGGTTAAATCTTGGGAACA gtgaatcggtcgacgagattgagagccgtgggatcgtgtcggtctgcgtcagtagaattctggaccagggcctcacctcaagttCGGATGAGTTGATGAATCGAACGATGTTGAACGTCGGTCATTTAGTCTTTGTAGatttagaatga